Below is a window of Leptospiraceae bacterium DNA.
CTATATAATGACTATCTGAGCTTCCTTCCATTCCATGGAATAAAACTAAATAATACCCATTCCAACTTATAGCCTTCTTATTCGACTTTGACAGAGGGGGATTATGGTCTAACCACAAAAAATCTCCGCTATCATCTTTTGTCTTAAGAATTAATACGTCTGAATCATACTTTGTTTTTAAATGATTCTTTGGTGGGAATATTGTAGTGAATATTGTTTGAACATGATTGTTATTTAAAAACTTGGGAGGGTGGAGATTAATTACTTCAGTATTTCCGTCCATTCGTCTGCTTCTTCTTTGTTAAAGTATTTTTTTTCTTTTAAGAATTTCAAAAAACTCCTAAGCACTATTTTAGACCTAGTTTGAAGTTCTTCATAGTTATCAAAATTGTCTTCTAAATAAAAATTTAAAAAATCATCTACTTCGTAATGGGTAAAATCTTCAAGCTCTATAGGCTCTTCCGATTCAGTAGTTCCTTCTTCATCATGAAAAAGATGAGAGAGATAGTTTAAGATTAAAACAATTATCTCCCCATCGTCTCTCTTTGTGTAATCTAGATATAATCTAAATACAGTCTCTAAATCTTGCTTATTGGACATGGATCGAAGTTGCCAGAGCGTCTACTATGCCGTATTCGATTGCCTCATTCGCAGTCATATAATAGTCTCTATCTGTGTCCTGAGCAATTTTTTCGAGGGGTTGCCCACAGGCTTCTGCTAAAATTCTATTTAATAACTCTTTAGTTTTTTTAATTTCATTTGCATGAATTCTTATATCTGTTGCAGGAGCTACGATTTGCCCACCGATGCTTGGTTGGTGAATCATAACTTTTCCGCTAGGCCAAATAAACCTTCTGCCTTTCTCTCCAGCGCATAATAGGAGTGAGCCCATAGAAGCTGCCATTCCCATGCATACAGTCGCAACAGGTGAGGAAATCATTTTCATTGTATCATAGATCGTCATTCCAGATGTGATCACGCCACCGGGACTATTAATATAAAATGTAATTTCTTTTCCTGGATCAATCATTTCTAAATACATTAGCTTATTGACAATTTCTTTAGCTGATTCGTCCATGACTGGACCCCAAAGGAAAATCTTTCTTGTTTCTAGAAATTTCTTTTGTATGAAATTTCCATTTTTGAGTTCTTCTAGTATATTCGGAGCTTTTTCTTCCGTTTCTTTCTCGTCTTCGGATTTGAGTAAATTTGTTGAATTCAAGTTCATATCTACCACTATTTATTATTTAAATTTCATGAAAACACCAATTAAAACTGCTCCGGCTCCAATGATATAAAAAAACTTGAGCATATTGACTGGTGGCAAGTGTTCTTTTGTGTCTTTCTTTTTTAAATGAGAACTCGGTAAGCCAGAAGCAAAGAGTCTATCGCTAGATTCATTAGAAATAGTCTCTTTGAATTTTATTACTTTCGAATCTTCAGAAAGCAAATAATACTTTCTCGCTTCTCTGGCTAATGCAGTTTCGTCATCTCTTAGAAATTTCTTTTTAGCTTCTAAATTCATATTCTCAGTTTCTAAACGTTCCACTTCCTCTCGAAGTGTATTTAAACGATTTTCGAGAGTTCTCCTTTCTAATATACCATTCGAGCCAAGTACGGCTGAGTATAGTATGCAAAAAACGGAGATGAGTCCGATAGAAACTGAAATTTGATTTTTATTTAACATCAAGATTGTAAAAAGTTTTCTTTCCTTTATAGACTGCACTTGTGCCCAAATCTTCTTCAATTCTTAGCAGTTCATTGTATTTCGCGATTCTATCTGTACGAGAGAGGGAACCTGTTTTGATCTGTCCAGAATTGGTTGCAACGGCAATATGAGAAATAGTAGTGTCTTCGGTTTCACCACTTCTATGACTTACAACCGCAGTGTAACCAGCACGTTTAGCCATTTCAATAGCAGAAAGAGTTTCTGTCAATGTTCCAATCTGATTTACTTTGATTAGAATAGAGTTACAGATACCTTCTGTTATCCCCTTTTGTAGCTTTTGAATATTAGTTACAAACAAATCATCACCTACGAGTTGAACCTTACCACCAAGCTTATCGGTTAACGCTTTCCAACCAACCCAATCGTTTTGATCGAGGCCATCTTCAATGGTAATAATCGGGTATTTTGAAACTAACTCAGAATAATAAGCTACTAATTCTTCGCTTGTTTTTTCTGGATTTTTTTCTGCTTTTAAAACATATTTCTTTTTTTTCTTATCATAGAATTCACTAGAAGCTGCATCTAAACCGATTAATATATCTTCCTTGGCTTTAAATCCTGCTTTAGCAATTGCTTCTAAAATTACTTCAAAGCCCTCTGAGTTACTCTTAAGGTCAGGG
It encodes the following:
- a CDS encoding ATP-dependent Clp protease proteolytic subunit — encoded protein: MNLNSTNLLKSEDEKETEEKAPNILEELKNGNFIQKKFLETRKIFLWGPVMDESAKEIVNKLMYLEMIDPGKEITFYINSPGGVITSGMTIYDTMKMISSPVATVCMGMAASMGSLLLCAGEKGRRFIWPSGKVMIHQPSIGGQIVAPATDIRIHANEIKKTKELLNRILAEACGQPLEKIAQDTDRDYYMTANEAIEYGIVDALATSIHVQ
- a CDS encoding septum formation initiator family protein; the protein is MLNKNQISVSIGLISVFCILYSAVLGSNGILERRTLENRLNTLREEVERLETENMNLEAKKKFLRDDETALAREARKYYLLSEDSKVIKFKETISNESSDRLFASGLPSSHLKKKDTKEHLPPVNMLKFFYIIGAGAVLIGVFMKFK
- the eno gene encoding phosphopyruvate hydratase, which translates into the protein MKNSPIIESIKAREILDSRGNPTIEVDVKLQSGHIGRAAVPSGASTGEYEAVELRDGDKKRYGGKGVLKAVANVNTKLAKSLIGLNALEQTFIDEKMIKEDGTPNKANLGANAILGVSLAVASAAAKYCNLPLYRYIGGNFARELPVPMMNIINGGSHADNNVDFQEFMIMPVSATSFKEGLRMGAEVFHALKSVLHGKKLNTAVGDEGGFAPDLKSNSEGFEVILEAIAKAGFKAKEDILIGLDAASSEFYDKKKKKYVLKAEKNPEKTSEELVAYYSELVSKYPIITIEDGLDQNDWVGWKALTDKLGGKVQLVGDDLFVTNIQKLQKGITEGICNSILIKVNQIGTLTETLSAIEMAKRAGYTAVVSHRSGETEDTTISHIAVATNSGQIKTGSLSRTDRIAKYNELLRIEEDLGTSAVYKGKKTFYNLDVK